Genomic segment of Malus domestica chromosome 15, GDT2T_hap1:
ACCAGCAAGACGTGCAAACCGCTCCGCCTCCTAAACAGCCGGCAGCTCTACCGTTTCCTTCCATTTGCAGACCCAAATGCTCCGACTcaaaccaacccgttatctctATCAAAGATGTAATGCTACCAAGACGCAAGATTTTTGAAAAGTACCCTCCTTTTGTGAAACCCTTTAATCCCGACGGCCACACATGCCCTCCAGCCTCGCCGATCTCGCAGCCGTTAAACCCCTTCTACAACCACCATGAAAAAAGCTCGAAACAGAGAAAAATCAGAGACAAGAAGAAGACGAAGGCGAGGAATTCAAAGAAGAACAAATCCAACGGCGATTTTTTCCCGTTCAGTACGTCTTCTTTCGATAGCAATACCTACAGAGGGTGGTGGTCGAGCAGTGACGATGAGACAGACACTCTGTTTTCTTCAAAGAGCCACTCCTCCGGACCCCGCTTGCGCCACCGTTCCCGGCCAAACGGGAGCAGCAGCAGCCGCAGAAGAGAGAGCTCCGACGTGGGTCTGCTTCCGTTGCAAGGAAGAGTGAAGGACAGCTTTGCTGTGGTGAAGAAGTCGAGCGATCCGTACAACGACTTCAGGACGTCAATGGTGGAGATGATCTTCGAGAAGCAGATATTTTCGGCGAAGGATCTCGAACAGCTTCTGCAGTGTTTTCTGTCGTTGAATTCGACACACCATCACAGGGTGATTATTGAGGTTTTTACTGAAATTTGGGAAGCCTTGTTTTCCAACTGGggatcttgaaaaaaaaaacggaaaaaaagaaagaagaaaactcTCCGTTTTCTCTGCTTATTACTCGGTTTTCTCTGTAATATGTGTTTTCTAGTGGATTAATTATTAGTTAGAATCTAACTTAACGGGAAAGATGTTTCAAGTTCGAATCTCATATTTccgttgataaaaaaattaatatgtaatttatttcctttttctttcttagtAAAAGTGGTTTCTATATTATTGTATATTTTCTACTGATGATTTCTtggttttcttttgttctttttatgATTTGACAGAAAacgtaaaacaaaaacaattcgGATTTGAAAATATGAAGCAGGAAAAAAGATTGTGGAGTGGAAGTTCATTGATGCTTTTTGAAAAACAGATTGGTCGAGGAAAAAGGGTTTGAATGTTTCCATTACTTTTTTGAGTGTTGGATGACAACTTTTACAACTAGAACACTTGAAAGACGGGGAAAGCAGGTGGTTATATCACATAAAGTTGCAATAATTTTTTGTGTGGTTGGACTTTTTTGAATTTCCATGCCAAAGAAAGAATACAAAAAGATAAATCCAGATTCCAAAATCCTCCGGATAAAATGTCCTTTTATCGAACATTATTTTTGGGAAAATGATCATCTTCGAATTTCTTCGTTTTAATCCATCAAATCAGAGAATTTatactattgaaatttgatctaacggttatTTACATGGActtactttaaaagttataataactttaaccatTAGATTAAATTTCCATTACACGAATTCTCTGATTTGGTGGATTACGAGAAATGAATCCGGAGATGatcttttttcttatttttgtactACACACAGAGGCTAGCTTCTCTCTAACCTAAAAAGACTAGGGTCAACTTGAAAGCTTTGGTGGGGTTCCTTTTAATCTTCTAGCGATTTTGCAAATTacatttttgttattatttatgAAAAAGCGATACGACGGAGAAGAATCCAAAAGCATAACATTTGAACGCTCTtaaaagttcagggaccatttaacgaaattttataattgaatgatcaaaataatgtATGGTAAACAATTTTAAGGAtcaaagttatgtgttatgaaaatctcataaatcattttgactaaaaaaactttttttcatGGATCACAAATTTGAATGACAAACGCGTGTACTTATCGCTTACACCATTGCCGCTGGCTTCTATTGTGTTCATATGATAATAATCCACTTGGATTCTATGTTTAGGAGAttacaaatacaaaaaattaattggTGATTATTGGCACAATGCCAATggacaagaaaaataaatttgtttgGGTTTGTTTGGAAGTAATTAGCGTTTTTagagaaagtgtttttaagtttctaaaATATTTGAAGTATATTTTAAAAGAAGCATCAGTTATATACTTCTTGCATGAAGtacattttcaaaatttacttgcatttttactaagaattaattttaaaagcacattccgtcattttaaatttattttcaaatgcA
This window contains:
- the LOC103400507 gene encoding transcription repressor OFP8-like, which translates into the protein MENRFKFKLSNMFRSSFGSCRTRNLSDVIEKSVFLPENQQDVQTAPPPKQPAALPFPSICRPKCSDSNQPVISIKDVMLPRRKIFEKYPPFVKPFNPDGHTCPPASPISQPLNPFYNHHEKSSKQRKIRDKKKTKARNSKKNKSNGDFFPFSTSSFDSNTYRGWWSSSDDETDTLFSSKSHSSGPRLRHRSRPNGSSSSRRRESSDVGLLPLQGRVKDSFAVVKKSSDPYNDFRTSMVEMIFEKQIFSAKDLEQLLQCFLSLNSTHHHRVIIEVFTEIWEALFSNWGS